Proteins encoded within one genomic window of Lampris incognitus isolate fLamInc1 chromosome 1, fLamInc1.hap2, whole genome shotgun sequence:
- the crhbp gene encoding corticotropin-releasing factor-binding protein yields the protein MSVHRTQLLLFLVSFSSSRLGLGHYIQETEASQGLRALLTLQQKRDAGDVIFRRPLRCLDMLATEGQFTFVASRPQLSCAVFLIAEPSEVISLELSDVGIECSAGDFIKMFDGWVLKGEKFPSSQDHPLPLYQRYTDYCSSSAAGGASRSSQNVAMVFFRIHGPDSGFTLTIKKLHNPFPCNIMSQSPEGSFTMVMPHQRRNCSFSVIYPVEIQLTDLSLGQAKSNELSPQRQVWSDCAGSGDHVELLGGNRVDTSKMLPVANLCFSPSALAQMKLGCDNSVVRLVSSGNYINRVSFQYRLLERSELPKARENSLDDFCTVE from the exons ATGTCTGTGCACCGGACGCAGCTCCTTCTCTTCCTcgtctctttctcctcctcccgaCTCGGACTCGGCCACTACATCCAG GAGACTGAAGCCTCGCAGGGATTGCGTGCTCTGCTCACTTTGCAGCAGAAAAGAGATGCGGGGGATGTCATTTTCCGCCGACCCCTCA gATGCCTGGACATGTTGGCCACGGAGGGCCAGTTCACATTTGTGGCGTCTCGGCCGCAGCTGTCCTGTGCCGTCTTCCTTATCGCTGAACCCAGTGAGGTCATCAGTCTCGAGCTGTCGGACGTGGGCATTGAGTGCAGCGCTGGAGACTTCATTAAG ATGTTTGACGGCTGGGTCCTGAAGGGAGAGAAGTTCCCTAGCAGCCAGGACCACCCCCTCCCTTTGTATCAGCGCTACACCGACTACTGCTCCTCCTCCGCAGCCGGAGGCGCTAGCCGCTCCTCTCAGAACGTGGCCATGGTCTTCTTCCGCATTCACGGCCCCGACAGCGGCTTcaccctcaccatcaaaaagctTCACAACCCCTTCC CCTGTAACATCATGTCCCAGAGTCCAGAGGGCAGCTTCACCATGGTGATGCCACACCAGCGTAGGAACTGCAGCTTCTCCGTCATCTATCCTGTAGAGATCCAGCTGACAGACCTGAGCCTGGGGCAGGCCAAGAGCAACGAGCTCAGCCCACAG AGGCAGGTGTGGTCAGACTGCGCAGGATCGGGGGACCATGTTGAGCTGCTGGGGGGTAACAGGGTTGACACCTCAAAGATGCTCCCTGTAGCTAACCTTTGTTTCTCTCCTTCTGCGCTGG CCCAGATGAAGCTTGGCTGTGATAACTCAGTGGTACGGTTGGTGTCCAGTGGGAACTACATCAACCGTGTCTCCTTCCAATACCGACTGCTGGAGCGCAGCGAGCTCCCCAAAGCCAGGGAGAACAGCCTGGATGACTTCTGCACTGTAGAATGA